In Thermococcus camini, a genomic segment contains:
- the scpB gene encoding SMC-Scp complex subunit ScpB: MGLLEDKALVEAALFVSGRPLSVKELSRALGIRSLDYLEKLIELIAAEYAERKSAIEVVRVLGDKYVMQIKQEYSQRVVHLMPRPDLRTGELKTLALIAYLQPIEQSKVVKLRGSQAYEHIRKLLEMGLIYAEPYERTKLLGTTPKFAELYGFPENDPNIIKEAFRKVVHAEYSDLIAKLDGRGNEESGESEETPGEAAEVGESGSVEKVPEAEE, from the coding sequence ATGGGACTGCTTGAAGACAAAGCACTCGTGGAAGCGGCCCTATTCGTTTCTGGAAGGCCCCTGAGCGTCAAGGAGCTCTCAAGGGCGCTCGGCATAAGGTCACTCGACTACCTGGAGAAGCTCATCGAACTTATAGCGGCCGAGTACGCCGAGAGAAAGAGTGCCATAGAGGTCGTCAGGGTTCTAGGGGACAAGTATGTCATGCAGATAAAGCAGGAGTACAGCCAGCGCGTCGTCCATCTGATGCCAAGGCCGGACCTCCGGACTGGAGAGCTCAAAACCCTCGCGCTAATAGCCTACCTTCAGCCGATAGAACAGAGCAAGGTGGTGAAGCTCCGCGGGAGCCAGGCGTACGAGCACATAAGGAAGCTCCTGGAAATGGGTCTCATCTACGCCGAACCATACGAGAGAACGAAGCTCCTCGGAACGACGCCGAAGTTCGCCGAGCTCTACGGCTTCCCCGAGAACGACCCAAACATAATCAAGGAGGCCTTCAGGAAGGTGGTTCATGCCGAGTACAGCGACCTTATAGCGAAGCTAGACGGAAGGGGCAATGAAGAGTCCGGAGAATCCGAAGAAACCCCCGGTGAAGCCGCCGAGGTCGGAGAATCCGGCAGTGTCGAAAAGGTTCCTGAGGCCGAGGAGTGA
- a CDS encoding metal-dependent transcriptional regulator has protein sequence MEVSKREEEYLETMYILHKNKGIIRVKDIAKMMRVKPPSVVDALKKLSEKGLVEYEKYDRILLTDAGRGIAEATYSKHLLLTQFFIDILGIPPEIAERDACQFEHYVSEITVQRIREFAQFIQEQCPYVLKQFIKEKLAENAESE, from the coding sequence TTGGAGGTAAGCAAGAGGGAAGAGGAGTACCTCGAGACCATGTACATCCTTCACAAGAACAAGGGAATTATCCGCGTCAAGGACATCGCCAAGATGATGCGCGTCAAGCCGCCGAGCGTGGTGGATGCCCTGAAGAAGCTCTCAGAGAAGGGATTGGTGGAGTACGAGAAGTACGACAGAATTCTACTGACCGACGCCGGCAGGGGGATAGCCGAGGCAACCTACTCGAAGCACCTGCTCCTGACGCAGTTCTTCATCGATATCCTGGGCATTCCGCCGGAGATAGCAGAGAGAGACGCCTGCCAGTTCGAGCACTACGTCAGCGAGATAACCGTGCAGAGGATAAGGGAGTTCGCCCAGTTCATTCAGGAGCAGTGTCCCTATGTCCTCAAACAGTTCATAAAAGAGAAGCTGGCCGAGAACGCCGAATCCGAGTGA
- a CDS encoding NCS2 family permease yields the protein MGWFENYFEFDRHGTDMKTEILAGVTTFMTMAYILFVNPSILSDAMGKEAFSSLVAVTALAAGFATILMGLYAKKPFALAPGMGLNAYFAYSVVIGMGYDWRVALAAVFVEGLIFIVLSVTKVRSAIIHAIPLSQKYAVGAGIGLFLTFIGLNDVGLLSAKVVAPKGSELLIDNQVNLIGTLKFTGLNTSALASGDILLFFFGLFLTMVLIALRVKGSLLISIITTSVIGWATGVAPWPNQLFSTPDISYTFMQMDLQGLLNVGALGVIFAFFMVDFFDTLGTVTGLSAKAGFLTEEGKVPDAEKVLLTDAIGTTVGAVLGTSTVTTYIESAAGIEEGGRTGMTALVTGLLFLGIGLFIAPLAQAIPAFATAPALVIVGYYMMSAIKEVNFADHTEAIPAFLVLITIPYTYSIADGIGIGFISYTLLKLFSGRKEEIHPLMYVLSLIFVAYFAYLGGVF from the coding sequence ATGGGATGGTTCGAGAACTACTTCGAGTTTGATAGGCACGGCACGGACATGAAGACCGAGATCCTGGCGGGCGTTACCACCTTCATGACGATGGCGTACATTCTCTTCGTGAACCCATCCATACTCAGCGATGCCATGGGTAAGGAAGCTTTCAGCTCGCTCGTAGCTGTTACCGCCCTGGCCGCTGGCTTCGCGACCATTCTGATGGGCCTCTACGCCAAGAAGCCCTTCGCCCTCGCCCCGGGAATGGGGTTGAACGCTTACTTCGCCTACAGCGTGGTCATAGGCATGGGCTACGACTGGCGCGTTGCCCTCGCCGCGGTCTTCGTTGAGGGTTTAATCTTCATAGTCCTCAGCGTCACCAAAGTGAGAAGCGCGATAATCCACGCGATACCGCTCAGCCAGAAGTACGCGGTCGGTGCCGGAATAGGTCTCTTCCTGACCTTCATAGGTCTGAACGATGTCGGCCTGCTTTCGGCCAAGGTCGTCGCCCCGAAGGGCTCCGAGCTCCTCATCGACAACCAGGTGAACCTCATCGGAACCCTCAAGTTCACCGGGCTGAACACCTCCGCTCTGGCGAGCGGCGACATACTGCTGTTCTTCTTCGGGCTCTTCCTCACGATGGTTCTCATCGCACTCCGCGTTAAGGGCTCGCTCCTGATATCCATCATAACTACGAGCGTCATCGGCTGGGCCACCGGCGTCGCCCCCTGGCCGAACCAGCTGTTCTCAACACCGGACATCAGCTACACGTTCATGCAGATGGACCTCCAGGGCCTCCTCAACGTAGGGGCGCTCGGCGTTATCTTCGCCTTCTTCATGGTGGACTTCTTTGACACGCTGGGAACGGTTACGGGCCTGAGCGCCAAGGCAGGTTTCCTGACTGAGGAGGGCAAGGTTCCCGACGCTGAGAAGGTTCTCCTCACCGATGCTATAGGCACCACCGTGGGAGCAGTCCTCGGAACCTCAACCGTCACGACCTACATAGAGAGCGCGGCAGGAATAGAGGAGGGCGGAAGGACGGGAATGACGGCACTCGTCACCGGCCTGCTCTTCCTTGGCATAGGCCTCTTCATAGCACCGCTGGCCCAGGCCATACCGGCCTTTGCAACGGCTCCGGCGCTCGTCATAGTGGGTTACTACATGATGAGCGCCATCAAGGAAGTGAACTTCGCCGATCACACCGAGGCCATACCAGCCTTCCTCGTGCTCATAACCATACCCTACACCTACTCGATAGCGGACGGAATAGGCATCGGCTTCATCAGCTACACACTGCTGAAGCTCTTCAGCGGCAGAAAAGAGGAGATACACCCGTTGATGTACGTCCTGTCTCTGATATTTGTGGCGTACTTCGCCTACCTCGGCGGGGTCTTTTGA